Proteins encoded within one genomic window of Bacillus thuringiensis:
- the ftsE gene encoding cell division ATP-binding protein FtsE, translated as MIKMTNVYKEYPNGMKAIAGLTVNIKQGEFVYVVGPSGAGKSTFIKMMYREEKPSTGSINVNGLVIETLAERDVPYFRRQLGVIFQDFKLLPKLTVYENVAFALEVIEEEPDAIRERVTEVLGLVGLEDRADALPGELSGGEQQRVAIARAIVNRPKVVIADEPTGNLDIETALDIMKIFTRINERGTTIVMATHNADIVNTIRHRVIAIEGGKIVRDEIEGGYGYEG; from the coding sequence ATGATAAAAATGACGAATGTTTATAAGGAGTACCCGAATGGTATGAAAGCCATTGCTGGTCTCACAGTTAACATTAAACAAGGTGAGTTTGTATACGTAGTTGGACCGAGTGGAGCCGGAAAATCTACATTTATTAAAATGATGTATCGTGAAGAGAAGCCATCTACAGGATCAATTAATGTAAATGGACTTGTCATTGAAACATTGGCAGAAAGAGATGTTCCATATTTCCGTCGTCAATTAGGCGTAATTTTCCAAGATTTTAAATTACTACCTAAATTAACGGTATATGAGAATGTTGCGTTTGCCTTAGAAGTAATTGAAGAAGAACCAGATGCAATTCGTGAGCGTGTAACAGAAGTTTTAGGTCTTGTAGGTCTTGAAGATCGTGCAGACGCACTTCCAGGTGAACTTTCAGGTGGAGAGCAACAACGTGTTGCGATTGCGAGAGCGATTGTAAATCGACCAAAGGTTGTAATTGCCGATGAGCCAACAGGTAACTTAGATATTGAAACAGCTCTAGATATTATGAAGATTTTTACTCGCATTAATGAGCGCGGTACAACAATTGTTATGGCGACGCATAATGCAGATATCGTAAATACAATTCGTCATCGTGTAATCGCGATTGAAGGCGGAAAAATTGTTCGAGACGAGATTGAGGGAGGATACGGATATGAAGGCTAA
- the cccB gene encoding cytochrome c551, whose product MKKKLLAIALGTSVVFALGACGNKEESKSSNQSASTDSAEQIFQRSCAGCHATDLSGATGPDLRKVGGKYDAADIEEIIKKGRGSMSPGLIQGEDAKKVAEWLAEHK is encoded by the coding sequence GTGAAAAAGAAATTGTTGGCTATTGCGCTAGGAACATCAGTCGTTTTTGCTTTAGGAGCGTGTGGAAATAAAGAAGAGAGTAAGTCTTCGAACCAGTCTGCAAGTACAGACAGTGCAGAACAAATTTTCCAAAGAAGTTGTGCTGGATGTCACGCAACAGATTTATCAGGGGCAACTGGACCTGATTTGAGAAAGGTAGGCGGTAAGTACGACGCTGCAGATATCGAAGAAATTATTAAAAAAGGTCGCGGTTCAATGTCACCAGGACTTATTCAAGGTGAAGATGCGAAAAAAGTAGCTGAATGGTTAGCTGAACATAAATAA
- the prfB gene encoding peptide chain release factor 2 (programmed frameshift) — MELVEIRQELEKMAKRLAAFRGSLDLPTKEKQIAEFEEKMMGAGFWDDQQGAQAVINEANALKDMVGKFRQLDETFENLEITHELLKEEYDEDLHEELESEVKGLIQEMNEYELQLLLSDPYDKNNAILELHPGAGGTESQDWGSMLLRMYTRWAEKRGFKVETVDYLPGDEAGIKSVTLLIKGHNAYGYLKAEKGVHRLVRISPFDSSGRRHTSFVSCEVVPEFNDEVEIEVRTEDLKIDTYRASGAGGQHVNTTDSAVRITHTPTNTVVTCQSERSQIKNREHAMKMLKAKLYQKKLEEQQAQLDEIRGEQKEIGWGSQIRSYVFHPYSLVKDHRTNTEVGNVQAVMDGEIDPFIDAYLRSRI, encoded by the exons ATGGAATTAGTAGAAATTAGACAGGAATTAGAGAAAATGGCTAAGAGATTAGCGGCTTTTAGGGGGTCTCTT GACCTCCCTACTAAGGAGAAACAAATTGCAGAATTCGAAGAGAAAATGATGGGTGCAGGATTTTGGGATGACCAACAAGGCGCACAAGCTGTAATTAACGAAGCAAATGCACTGAAAGATATGGTTGGAAAGTTCCGTCAGTTAGATGAGACATTCGAAAACTTAGAAATCACGCATGAGCTTTTAAAAGAAGAGTATGATGAAGATTTACATGAGGAGCTTGAATCAGAAGTAAAAGGCTTAATTCAAGAAATGAATGAGTATGAACTTCAGTTATTATTAAGCGATCCGTATGATAAAAATAACGCGATTTTAGAATTACACCCAGGTGCTGGTGGAACAGAGTCACAGGACTGGGGTTCTATGTTACTACGTATGTACACACGTTGGGCTGAAAAACGTGGCTTTAAAGTTGAAACAGTTGACTACTTACCAGGTGACGAAGCTGGTATTAAGAGTGTTACTTTATTAATTAAAGGTCATAACGCTTACGGTTACTTAAAGGCAGAGAAAGGTGTACATCGTCTTGTACGTATTTCACCATTCGATTCTTCAGGCCGTCGTCATACATCGTTCGTATCTTGTGAAGTTGTACCTGAATTCAATGATGAAGTTGAAATTGAAGTGCGTACGGAAGACTTGAAAATTGATACGTACCGCGCAAGTGGAGCTGGTGGACAGCACGTTAATACGACAGATTCAGCAGTTCGTATTACGCATACACCGACAAATACGGTTGTAACGTGTCAGTCAGAGCGTTCTCAAATTAAAAACCGTGAGCACGCGATGAAAATGTTAAAAGCGAAATTATATCAAAAGAAATTGGAAGAGCAACAGGCACAATTAGATGAGATTCGTGGAGAGCAAAAAGAAATCGGATGGGGTAGCCAAATCCGTTCTTACGTATTCCACCCATATTCTCTTGTGAAAGACCACCGTACAAATACAGAGGTTGGTAACGTGCAAGCAGTTATGGATGGAGAAATTGATCCGTTTATTGATGCTTACTTACGTTCTCGCATTTAA
- the secA gene encoding preprotein translocase subunit SecA, producing MIGILKKVFDVNQRQIKRMQKTVEQIDALEPSIKPLTDEQLKGKTLEFKERLTKGETVDDLLPEAFAVVREAATRVLGMRPYGVQLMGGIALHEGNISEMKTGEGKTLTSTLPVYLNALTGKGVHVVTVNEYLAQRDASEMGQLHEFLGLTVGINLNHMSREEKQEAYAADITYSTNNELGFDYLRDNMVLYKEQCVQRPLHFAIIDEVDSILVDEARTPLIISGQAQKSTELYMFANAFVRTLENEKEYSFDVKTKNVMLTEDGITKAEKAFHIENLFDLKHVALLHHINQALRAHVVMHRDTDYVVQEGEIVIVDQFTGRLMKGRRYSEGLHQAIEAKEGVEIQNESMTLATITFQNYFRMYEKLSGMTGTAKTEEEEFRSIYNMNVIVIPTNKPIVRDDRADLIFKSMEGKFNAVVEDIVNRHKQGQPVLVGTVAIETSELISKMLTRKGVRHNILNAKNHAREADIIAEAGMKGAVTIATNMAGRGTDIKLGEDIKNVGLAVIGTERHESRRIDNQLRGRAGRQGDPGVTQFYLSMEDELMRRFGSDNMKAMMDRLGMDDSQPIESKMVSRAVESAQKRVEGNNYDARKQLLQYDDVLRQQREVIYKQRQEVMESENLRGIIEGMMKSTVERAVALHTQEEIEEDWNIKGLVDYLNTNLLQEGDVKEEELRRLAPEEMSEPIIAKLIERYNDKEKLMPEEQMREFEKVVVFRVVDTKWTEHIDAMDHLREGIHLRAYGQIDPLREYQMEGFAMFESMIASIEEEIARYIMKAEIEQNLERQEVVQGEAVHPSSDGEEAKKKPVVKGDQVGRNDLCKCGSGKKYKNCCGIGK from the coding sequence ATGATCGGTATTTTAAAAAAGGTATTTGATGTAAATCAACGCCAAATTAAACGTATGCAGAAGACAGTTGAGCAAATTGATGCATTAGAGCCATCTATTAAGCCATTAACTGATGAACAATTAAAAGGGAAGACGCTTGAATTTAAAGAACGTCTAACAAAAGGTGAAACAGTAGATGATCTACTACCTGAAGCTTTTGCGGTTGTTCGTGAAGCTGCGACTCGTGTTCTTGGAATGCGTCCGTATGGCGTACAGTTAATGGGTGGTATTGCCTTACATGAAGGGAATATCTCTGAGATGAAAACGGGTGAAGGTAAAACGTTAACATCTACATTACCTGTATATTTAAATGCGTTAACAGGAAAAGGTGTTCACGTTGTTACAGTCAATGAATACTTAGCACAACGTGATGCGAGCGAAATGGGACAACTTCATGAGTTCCTAGGCTTAACAGTAGGAATTAACTTAAACCATATGTCACGAGAAGAGAAACAAGAGGCTTATGCTGCTGATATTACGTATAGCACGAATAACGAGCTTGGATTCGATTACTTACGTGACAACATGGTGTTATATAAAGAGCAATGCGTTCAACGTCCACTTCACTTTGCTATTATCGATGAAGTCGATTCTATCTTAGTCGATGAAGCACGTACGCCACTTATTATTTCTGGACAAGCTCAAAAATCAACAGAGCTATACATGTTTGCAAATGCATTCGTTCGTACATTAGAAAATGAAAAAGAATATTCATTTGATGTGAAGACGAAAAATGTAATGTTAACAGAAGATGGTATTACGAAAGCTGAGAAAGCTTTCCATATTGAAAACTTATTTGATTTAAAACATGTAGCACTTCTTCACCACATTAATCAGGCGCTTCGTGCACACGTTGTTATGCATCGTGATACAGATTATGTTGTACAAGAAGGCGAAATTGTAATTGTAGACCAATTTACTGGTCGTCTTATGAAAGGTCGTCGTTATAGTGAAGGTTTACACCAAGCTATCGAGGCAAAAGAAGGCGTAGAAATTCAAAATGAAAGTATGACGCTTGCGACAATTACGTTCCAGAACTACTTCCGTATGTACGAAAAGTTATCTGGTATGACTGGTACAGCTAAAACAGAGGAAGAAGAATTCCGTAGCATTTATAATATGAACGTTATCGTAATTCCAACAAATAAACCGATTGTCCGTGATGACCGTGCTGATTTAATCTTCAAATCAATGGAGGGTAAATTTAATGCTGTTGTTGAGGATATTGTAAATCGTCATAAACAAGGACAACCTGTTCTTGTCGGTACAGTTGCAATTGAAACATCAGAGCTTATTTCAAAAATGTTAACGCGTAAAGGTGTACGTCATAACATTTTAAATGCGAAAAACCATGCGCGTGAAGCAGATATCATTGCAGAAGCTGGTATGAAAGGCGCTGTAACGATTGCGACGAACATGGCGGGTCGTGGTACGGATATTAAGCTCGGAGAAGATATTAAAAACGTTGGTTTAGCAGTTATCGGTACAGAGCGTCACGAAAGTCGTCGTATTGATAATCAGTTACGTGGTCGTGCTGGTCGTCAAGGGGACCCTGGTGTTACGCAGTTCTACTTATCGATGGAAGATGAATTAATGCGCCGCTTCGGTTCAGATAACATGAAAGCAATGATGGATCGTCTTGGTATGGATGATTCTCAGCCAATCGAAAGTAAAATGGTTTCTCGTGCAGTAGAATCTGCGCAAAAACGTGTAGAAGGAAATAACTATGATGCACGTAAGCAGTTACTACAATACGATGATGTACTTCGTCAGCAACGTGAAGTTATTTACAAACAGCGTCAAGAAGTAATGGAGTCTGAGAACTTACGCGGCATTATTGAAGGTATGATGAAATCTACAGTAGAGCGTGCGGTTGCACTTCATACACAAGAAGAAATTGAAGAAGATTGGAACATTAAAGGTCTTGTTGACTACTTAAATACAAACCTTCTGCAAGAAGGAGATGTGAAAGAAGAAGAGTTACGTCGTCTTGCTCCAGAGGAAATGAGTGAGCCGATTATCGCGAAATTAATAGAGCGTTACAATGACAAAGAAAAGCTTATGCCAGAAGAGCAAATGCGTGAGTTCGAAAAAGTTGTTGTATTCCGTGTTGTAGATACGAAATGGACAGAGCATATTGATGCGATGGATCACCTTCGTGAAGGTATTCATTTACGTGCTTACGGTCAAATCGATCCACTTCGTGAATATCAAATGGAAGGATTCGCAATGTTCGAATCAATGATTGCTTCTATTGAAGAAGAAATCGCTCGTTACATTATGAAAGCTGAAATTGAACAAAACTTAGAGCGTCAAGAAGTTGTTCAAGGTGAAGCAGTTCACCCATCTAGCGATGGCGAAGAAGCGAAGAAAAAGCCAGTTGTAAAAGGTGACCAAGTGGGCCGCAACGATTTATGTAAATGTGGTAGCGGTAAAAAATATAAAAACTGCTGTGGTATCGGGAAGTAA
- the hpf gene encoding ribosome hibernation-promoting factor, HPF/YfiA family has product MKFNIRGENIEVTPALKEYVEKKLSKLERYFDTFPEIKVNLKVYSDKQRVEVTIPFTDLLLRAEETNSDMYAAIDLVVDKLERQIRKHKTKVNRKLREKGSIKTNFILPEAVAVLDQVEEDELELVRTKRFDLKPMDVEEAILQMDMLGHNFFVFTNADTNETNVVYGRKDGKYGLIETK; this is encoded by the coding sequence ATGAAATTCAACATTCGTGGTGAAAATATTGAAGTAACTCCAGCATTAAAGGAATATGTAGAGAAAAAACTAAGTAAGTTAGAGCGTTATTTTGATACATTCCCAGAGATTAAAGTTAATTTAAAAGTATACTCTGACAAGCAACGTGTCGAGGTAACAATCCCATTTACTGATTTATTACTTCGTGCAGAAGAAACTAATAGCGATATGTACGCTGCTATCGATTTAGTAGTTGATAAACTTGAGCGACAAATTCGTAAACATAAAACAAAAGTAAATCGTAAGTTACGTGAGAAAGGTTCTATAAAAACGAACTTTATCCTTCCAGAAGCAGTAGCTGTCCTGGATCAGGTAGAAGAGGATGAACTAGAACTTGTACGTACAAAACGATTCGATTTAAAACCGATGGACGTTGAAGAAGCGATCCTACAAATGGATATGCTGGGACATAATTTCTTCGTCTTCACAAATGCTGATACAAATGAAACTAATGTTGTATATGGCCGTAAAGATGGGAAATATGGTTTAATCGAAACTAAATAA
- the cspC gene encoding cold shock protein CspC gives MQGRVKWFNAEKGFGFIEREDGDDVFVHFSAIQQDGYKSLEEGQQVEFDIVDGARGPQAANVVKL, from the coding sequence ATGCAAGGAAGAGTGAAATGGTTCAATGCAGAAAAGGGATTTGGGTTTATTGAGCGTGAAGATGGTGATGATGTGTTTGTTCATTTTTCTGCTATTCAACAAGATGGATATAAGTCGTTAGAAGAAGGGCAACAAGTTGAATTTGACATTGTAGATGGAGCACGTGGGCCACAAGCAGCTAATGTTGTAAAACTGTAG
- a CDS encoding ComF family protein yields the protein MHCLLCDAYILETVSWCTFFVKSHKKYICDRCERKLSYIIGEICMECGRPLEDISNLFKKDDICMDCIRWRGDEKYRPFKNRSLYVYDDEMKEIVAQFKFRGDAELVHIFHRSFRELFQKYFSVVSTVIAVPLSREREYERGFNQAELLATCLPVKVSYPSLRRRETEKQSKKSRKERLSGSNPFYFQGEEMFHDQHILLVDDVYTTGITVRQIGSLLYDRGAREVSSLTLCRS from the coding sequence ATGCATTGTCTACTTTGCGATGCGTATATTTTAGAAACAGTTAGTTGGTGTACCTTTTTCGTAAAGTCTCATAAAAAATATATATGTGACAGATGTGAGCGGAAACTTTCCTATATAATAGGAGAAATTTGCATGGAGTGTGGGCGACCTTTAGAAGATATTTCTAATTTGTTTAAAAAAGATGATATTTGCATGGATTGTATAAGATGGAGGGGCGATGAGAAGTATCGGCCTTTTAAAAATCGTTCGTTGTACGTATACGATGATGAGATGAAAGAAATAGTAGCGCAGTTTAAGTTTCGGGGGGATGCGGAATTAGTTCATATTTTTCACCGATCTTTTCGGGAGCTATTTCAAAAGTATTTTTCGGTCGTTTCAACTGTTATTGCTGTTCCGCTTAGTAGGGAACGGGAATATGAACGTGGTTTTAATCAGGCAGAGTTATTAGCAACTTGTTTGCCTGTCAAAGTTTCTTATCCATCATTAAGAAGAAGGGAAACAGAAAAGCAAAGTAAGAAATCGCGTAAAGAAAGGCTTTCAGGAAGTAATCCTTTTTATTTTCAGGGAGAAGAGATGTTTCATGACCAACATATTTTACTTGTTGATGATGTATATACGACAGGAATTACAGTTAGACAAATTGGAAGTCTTTTATACGATAGAGGAGCAAGAGAAGTTTCTAGTTTGACGCTTTGTAGAAGTTGA
- the comFA gene encoding ATP-dependent helicase ComFA encodes MFAGKQLLLEEISSDLRRELSDLKEKGEIVCVQGVIKKDSKYTCQRCGNIEQRLFASFLCKRCSKVCTYCRKCITMGRVSECTVLVRGIAERKGKCSKNPLHWKGMLSAGQELAAQGVIEAVKQKESFFIWAVCGAGKTEMLFYGIAEALQKGERVCIATPRTDVVLELAPRLQEVFPHINVAALYGGSVDREKDAALVVATTHQLLRYYRAFHVMIVDEIDAFPYHADQMLQYAVQQAMKEKAARIYLTATPDEKWKRNFRRGKQKGIIVSGRYHRHPLPVPLFSWCGNWKKSLHHKKIPRVLLQWLKMNLNKKHPIFLFVPHVRYIEDVSLLLKGLDNRIDGVHAEDPMRKEKVTSFRQGDIPLLVTTTILERGVTVKNLQVAVLGVEEEIFSESALVQIAGRAGRSFEEPYGEVVYFHYGKTEAMVRAKKHIQRMNKIAKEQGLID; translated from the coding sequence ATGTTTGCTGGGAAACAGTTGCTATTAGAAGAAATATCTTCAGACTTAAGGAGAGAATTAAGTGATTTAAAAGAGAAGGGAGAGATCGTATGTGTACAAGGTGTAATAAAGAAGGATTCTAAATATACGTGTCAGCGGTGTGGAAATATAGAGCAGCGGCTATTCGCATCATTTTTATGCAAAAGGTGCAGTAAAGTATGTACGTATTGCCGGAAGTGTATAACGATGGGGAGAGTTAGTGAATGTACTGTACTTGTTCGAGGAATCGCTGAAAGGAAAGGTAAGTGTAGTAAGAATCCGTTACATTGGAAAGGAATGCTATCTGCTGGTCAGGAGTTGGCGGCGCAAGGTGTTATAGAAGCTGTTAAGCAGAAAGAATCTTTTTTTATTTGGGCTGTGTGCGGGGCTGGAAAAACAGAAATGTTATTTTACGGTATTGCAGAGGCACTTCAAAAAGGAGAAAGAGTTTGTATCGCAACACCAAGGACAGATGTTGTACTGGAATTAGCACCAAGATTGCAAGAAGTGTTTCCACATATAAATGTAGCTGCTTTATACGGAGGGAGCGTAGATCGTGAAAAGGATGCAGCGTTAGTCGTTGCAACGACTCATCAACTGTTACGTTACTATAGAGCGTTTCATGTGATGATTGTAGATGAGATTGATGCCTTCCCGTATCATGCGGATCAAATGTTACAGTATGCAGTGCAACAAGCGATGAAAGAGAAAGCAGCGCGTATTTATTTAACTGCAACCCCTGATGAAAAGTGGAAGCGCAATTTCAGAAGGGGGAAACAAAAAGGTATCATTGTTTCAGGACGATACCATCGTCATCCGTTACCAGTTCCTCTATTTAGTTGGTGCGGAAATTGGAAGAAAAGCCTCCATCATAAAAAAATTCCTCGCGTGTTACTACAATGGCTAAAAATGAACTTAAACAAAAAACATCCTATTTTTTTATTTGTTCCTCATGTGCGATATATAGAAGATGTGAGCCTGTTATTGAAAGGATTGGATAATCGAATCGACGGCGTACATGCAGAAGATCCGATGAGAAAAGAAAAAGTGACATCCTTTAGACAGGGAGACATTCCGTTATTAGTTACAACAACAATTTTAGAAAGGGGAGTAACTGTGAAGAACTTACAAGTGGCTGTGTTAGGGGTGGAAGAAGAAATCTTTTCAGAAAGTGCGCTCGTACAAATTGCAGGCCGAGCAGGTCGTAGTTTTGAAGAACCGTATGGTGAGGTTGTTTATTTTCATTACGGCAAGACAGAGGCGATGGTACGTGCGAAAAAACATATTCAACGTATGAACAAAATTGCGAAAGAACAAGGGCTAATCGATTAA
- a CDS encoding NlpC/P60 family protein → MFYKSVTLAKKIPNYGINFIGYIRKKKKESGVKNKMKKLKMASCALVAGLMFSGLTPNVFAEDKISDVKSQINTQNDTLHKQQQERDELQKQMNDLNKTIQGLDKSVQENAAKLDETTKKVADTEQLIEKKNKDIAELQTKIAKREELLRKRLVALQEQPNTNVVTEVLVNSKNVADLVDRLTSVSKILESDEDIMKTQQEDQANVKKDVETVKTKQKELKEAQAQIETAKKELDAEKAKKATAVNDLSGKMDTVVTSMTSTESQLKDLEKQALQLQRIAEQEAQEKAAQEAAAQKQAEQAAKATQAQPAPAEQTAPAAPANNGGQAQKEEPKKEEPKKEAPKKEEKKSEPAPGPAPAPGVIGKAQQYLGMPYVWGSASPSNGGFDCSGFISYIYGVGRQDVAGYWNSVSKVSSPQPGDLVFFQGTYKPGPSHIGIYVGNGQMIHAGDKGIAYSSLSSSYNQKHFLGYGRF, encoded by the coding sequence TTGTTTTACAAAAGCGTAACATTAGCAAAAAAAATCCCGAATTATGGTATAAATTTTATAGGTTATATACGGAAAAAGAAAAAAGAAAGCGGTGTAAAAAATAAAATGAAAAAGCTAAAAATGGCATCTTGCGCATTAGTTGCAGGGTTAATGTTTTCAGGACTAACACCAAATGTATTTGCAGAAGATAAAATTTCTGACGTGAAATCACAAATTAATACACAAAATGACACTTTACATAAACAACAACAAGAACGTGATGAATTACAAAAACAAATGAATGACTTAAACAAAACAATTCAAGGTTTAGATAAGTCTGTTCAAGAGAATGCTGCAAAACTTGATGAAACAACGAAAAAAGTTGCGGATACTGAGCAATTAATCGAAAAGAAAAATAAAGACATTGCAGAACTACAAACGAAAATTGCAAAACGTGAAGAATTATTAAGAAAGCGTTTAGTTGCACTTCAAGAACAACCAAACACAAATGTTGTAACAGAAGTTCTTGTAAACTCTAAAAACGTTGCAGATTTAGTTGATCGTTTAACTTCTGTTTCTAAAATTCTTGAGTCTGACGAAGATATCATGAAAACACAACAAGAAGATCAAGCGAACGTGAAAAAAGATGTTGAAACGGTAAAAACAAAGCAAAAAGAATTAAAAGAAGCACAAGCTCAAATTGAAACTGCTAAGAAAGAACTTGATGCTGAAAAAGCGAAAAAAGCAACAGCAGTAAACGATTTAAGCGGTAAAATGGACACAGTTGTGACTTCAATGACAAGTACGGAAAGTCAATTGAAAGATCTTGAAAAACAAGCATTACAATTACAACGTATTGCTGAACAAGAAGCACAAGAGAAAGCGGCACAAGAAGCTGCTGCTCAAAAACAAGCAGAGCAAGCTGCTAAAGCTACGCAAGCTCAGCCAGCACCAGCAGAGCAAACTGCACCAGCTGCACCAGCAAACAATGGTGGACAAGCTCAAAAAGAAGAGCCTAAAAAGGAAGAACCTAAAAAAGAAGCACCTAAAAAAGAAGAGAAAAAATCAGAACCGGCACCAGGCCCAGCTCCAGCTCCTGGCGTAATTGGTAAAGCACAACAATACTTAGGTATGCCATATGTTTGGGGAAGTGCATCTCCATCAAACGGTGGTTTTGACTGTAGTGGATTCATTTCTTACATCTATGGTGTAGGACGTCAAGACGTTGCAGGTTACTGGAATTCAGTTTCTAAAGTAAGTAGCCCACAACCTGGAGATTTAGTATTCTTCCAAGGTACTTATAAACCAGGTCCATCTCACATCGGTATTTACGTTGGTAATGGCCAAATGATTCATGCTGGTGATAAAGGGATTGCTTACTCTAGCTTAAGCAGTAGCTACAACCAAAAACATTTCTTAGGATACGGTAGATTCTAG
- a CDS encoding winged helix-turn-helix transcriptional regulator yields the protein MEHNSCLCPKFESAFTLLSKKWTGLIIKSLLEESKRFREIADIIPNMSDRMLSERLKELESEGIVVRNVYPEVPVRIEYGLTDKGKALESVMDEVQNWAEKWMK from the coding sequence ATGGAGCATAATTCTTGTTTATGTCCAAAGTTTGAGTCAGCTTTTACTTTGCTTAGTAAGAAATGGACTGGCTTAATTATTAAATCTTTGCTTGAAGAGTCAAAACGTTTTAGAGAAATCGCAGATATTATACCGAATATGAGCGATCGTATGTTGTCAGAGCGTTTAAAGGAATTGGAAAGCGAAGGCATTGTAGTTCGTAATGTTTATCCAGAAGTACCAGTTCGAATCGAGTACGGTTTAACGGACAAGGGAAAAGCGTTAGAAAGTGTTATGGATGAAGTCCAAAATTGGGCTGAAAAATGGATGAAATAA